A genomic segment from Leptolyngbyaceae cyanobacterium encodes:
- a CDS encoding WD40 repeat domain-containing protein: MKKFKLSNHQLSLICAFLATVGLTISTTTLAQRKPLPAPPLPVPVPPPQLNSPVPSFPNVPNFPNQNGGWQRVKLLHLLKAHWGPIYALTFSPDGKILASGGTDIDTKIRLWNPLKGKRIRTIKAHSNRVLSLAITPDNLTMASGSEDATVNIWSLKNGELSRRLTHDFSNILSLAITPDGQTLVSGGLDGIRLIDLRTERLLYTRVPLSQPITYALAISPDGQTLATGGRDKSIQLWNLTTSQFLGAIPGHEGAISSLAFTPDGSKLISSSYDHTIKVWDLVRRRSYTLFGHDNIVNAIAVNPDGQTLASAGRDGLKLWNLATGQLIGSIPLDTDWVQTVAFSPDGKLLASGAYDGTLKIWEVENDFRF; this comes from the coding sequence ATGAAAAAATTTAAGTTAAGCAATCATCAACTCAGCCTAATTTGTGCGTTTTTAGCCACAGTTGGATTAACTATTAGTACTACAACCCTAGCCCAAAGAAAGCCTTTACCAGCGCCACCTTTACCCGTACCAGTTCCACCACCGCAACTCAATTCTCCCGTTCCATCTTTTCCGAATGTTCCTAATTTTCCCAATCAAAATGGTGGATGGCAAAGAGTTAAATTATTGCACCTGCTCAAAGCCCATTGGGGGCCAATATACGCTCTTACCTTTAGCCCGGATGGTAAAATTCTGGCTAGCGGGGGAACGGATATCGATACGAAGATTAGATTATGGAACCCCCTGAAAGGGAAAAGAATTCGCACTATAAAAGCTCATAGTAATCGGGTACTCAGTCTGGCAATTACTCCTGATAATCTAACTATGGCTAGTGGAAGCGAAGACGCTACCGTTAATATTTGGAGCTTGAAGAATGGAGAATTAAGCCGCCGTTTAACTCATGATTTTAGTAATATCTTATCCCTGGCAATTACACCAGATGGTCAAACTTTAGTAAGCGGCGGTTTAGATGGAATTAGATTAATAGATTTGCGAACGGAAAGGCTTCTTTATACGCGAGTTCCTTTATCTCAACCGATTACTTACGCATTAGCAATTAGTCCGGACGGACAAACTTTGGCAACCGGAGGAAGAGATAAAAGCATTCAATTATGGAACTTAACTACTAGCCAGTTTCTCGGTGCTATTCCAGGACATGAAGGGGCAATTTCTTCTTTGGCTTTTACTCCCGATGGCAGCAAATTAATCAGTAGCAGTTACGACCATACAATTAAAGTATGGGATTTGGTAAGAAGACGGTCTTATACGCTGTTCGGACATGACAATATAGTAAATGCGATCGCAGTTAACCCAGATGGGCAAACATTAGCTAGTGCTGGTAGAGATGGTTTAAAACTTTGGAACTTGGCAACCGGACAATTAATAGGTTCAATTCCTTTAGATACAGACTGGGTACAAACAGTGGCTTTTAGTCCCGATGGAAAATTACTGGCAAGTGGTGCTTATGATGGAACGCTGAAAATTTGGGAAGTAGAAAACGATTTTAGATTTTAG
- a CDS encoding heavy metal-responsive transcriptional regulator, translated as MNTALASKLLKIGEVAASSGLPVKTIRYYEDLGLLSPVALRAESGYRLFNPQVLKRLDFIKRAQSLGMSLKEIQAFLEIHDRGKLPCQEVKEHLEGKIEAIAKQIEALETLKFELQELLSDWQEQPENNCSDEIICPNIQSELDEKI; from the coding sequence ATGAATACTGCTTTAGCAAGCAAACTGCTGAAAATTGGGGAAGTAGCAGCCTCTAGCGGTTTGCCAGTAAAAACTATTCGGTATTATGAAGATTTAGGATTATTGTCTCCTGTGGCTCTTCGTGCCGAATCAGGTTATCGTTTGTTCAATCCTCAAGTATTGAAACGGCTTGATTTTATCAAACGCGCTCAATCGCTGGGGATGAGTTTGAAAGAAATTCAAGCATTCCTAGAAATTCACGATCGCGGAAAGCTACCTTGTCAAGAAGTCAAGGAACATTTAGAGGGAAAGATCGAAGCGATCGCCAAACAAATCGAAGCTCTAGAAACCTTAAAATTTGAATTACAAGAACTACTATCGGATTGGCAAGAACAACCGGAAAACAATTGTTCAGACGAAATCATCTGTCCTAATATTCAATCGGAATTAGATGAAAAAATTTAA
- a CDS encoding pentapeptide repeat-containing protein — translation MLENLNQPRRYDVVLGGKAPPPLSGAVLGGLAGVKHRLKSHVAQYRLAALTEALNYKDAGFELVIQALDDEVEQVRDTACILLQGKLAKLTLLKTDAATWNKWREHSIRLEEGVNVNLSGLNLGGFNLSGFNLSSVNLIGANLCGAKLMGANLWGANLSEVNLKEADLSEANLTAALLYKANLAGANLTDANLMGANLQRANLNGSNVEGATFQRAIMPDGIIHD, via the coding sequence ATGCTGGAGAATCTCAATCAACCTAGAAGGTACGATGTCGTTCTCGGTGGTAAAGCTCCACCTCCCTTAAGTGGCGCGGTTTTGGGAGGTTTAGCAGGAGTCAAGCACCGCTTAAAGAGTCACGTTGCACAGTATCGGTTAGCGGCGCTAACGGAAGCGCTCAATTATAAAGATGCCGGCTTTGAGTTGGTAATTCAAGCATTAGATGATGAAGTAGAGCAGGTGCGGGATACAGCTTGCATATTGTTGCAGGGAAAATTGGCAAAGCTGACGCTACTAAAAACCGATGCTGCTACTTGGAATAAGTGGAGAGAACATTCTATCCGTCTAGAAGAGGGTGTGAATGTCAACTTGAGCGGGTTAAATTTAGGTGGTTTTAATTTGAGTGGTTTTAATCTGAGTAGCGTTAATTTGATTGGCGCAAATTTGTGCGGTGCTAAGTTGATGGGGGCGAATCTCTGGGGTGCTAACTTGAGCGAGGTTAACTTGAAAGAGGCAGATCTCAGTGAGGCTAATTTAACAGCAGCGTTGCTTTACAAAGCTAATTTGGCTGGTGCTAATTTGACTGACGCTAATTTGATGGGAGCTAATTTACAAAGAGCGAATCTGAACGGCAGTAATGTTGAGGGAGCAACTTTTCAAAGAGCAATTATGCCTGATGGAATAATTCATGATTGA
- the ald gene encoding alanine dehydrogenase: MEIGVPKETKDREYRVGLSPSSIRVLHEAGHTVFVETGAGTGAGFTDEDYIQVGAKIVATAEDAWNRELVVKVKEPLPAEYQLIQKGQLLFTYLHLAADRKLTEHLIDCGVTALAYETVELPDGKLPLLTPMSIIAGRLAVQFGARFLERQQGGRGVLLGGVPGVRPGKVMILGAGVVGTEAARIAIGMGARVQILDINVDRLAYLETLFGSRIELLYSNSSVIEANVPDTDLLIGAVLVPGRKAPILVSRAFVQKMRPGSVIVDVAVDQGGCVETLRATSHTNPVYLEEGVVHYGVPNMPGAVPWTATQSLNNSTLPYVVKLANYGVKALELDLALAKGLNVRNYQLVHPAVSEVFPDLSK; encoded by the coding sequence ATGGAAATAGGTGTACCAAAAGAAACTAAGGATCGAGAATATCGAGTTGGATTAAGTCCGAGTAGCATCAGAGTTTTGCATGAAGCGGGTCATACCGTTTTTGTCGAAACTGGTGCGGGTACGGGTGCTGGTTTTACAGATGAAGATTATATTCAGGTGGGAGCAAAAATTGTTGCGACTGCCGAAGATGCTTGGAATAGAGAATTGGTAGTTAAGGTAAAAGAACCACTGCCAGCAGAATACCAATTGATTCAAAAAGGACAATTACTGTTTACTTACTTACATTTAGCAGCCGATCGCAAATTAACCGAACACTTAATAGATTGTGGAGTAACTGCTCTAGCTTACGAAACCGTAGAATTACCAGACGGCAAACTGCCCTTGCTTACCCCCATGAGCATTATCGCCGGACGTTTAGCCGTGCAATTTGGCGCTAGGTTTCTAGAAAGGCAGCAAGGAGGTCGAGGCGTCCTGCTTGGCGGCGTACCTGGGGTGAGACCGGGTAAAGTGATGATTTTAGGTGCTGGCGTAGTAGGTACGGAAGCTGCCAGAATAGCTATAGGCATGGGTGCCAGAGTCCAGATTTTAGATATAAACGTCGATCGTTTAGCTTATTTGGAAACTCTCTTTGGCTCTCGAATCGAACTTCTCTACAGTAACTCTTCTGTAATTGAAGCTAACGTTCCCGACACCGATTTACTCATCGGTGCCGTTTTAGTACCGGGACGAAAAGCACCCATACTCGTATCGCGAGCTTTTGTCCAAAAAATGCGCCCCGGTTCTGTCATTGTTGACGTAGCAGTAGACCAAGGCGGTTGTGTAGAAACATTACGAGCCACCTCTCACACCAATCCCGTTTACCTTGAAGAAGGTGTCGTGCATTATGGCGTACCAAATATGCCGGGAGCCGTTCCTTGGACTGCTACCCAATCTCTTAACAATAGCACTTTACCTTACGTTGTCAAACTGGCTAATTATGGCGTAAAAGCTTTGGAGTTAGATTTAGCTTTAGCTAAAGGTTTGAACGTTCGTAACTATCAGTTAGTTCATCCAGCCGTCAGTGAAGTTTTCCCGGATTTAAGTAAGTAA